The proteins below come from a single Agelaius phoeniceus isolate bAgePho1 chromosome 22, bAgePho1.hap1, whole genome shotgun sequence genomic window:
- the YRDC gene encoding threonylcarbamoyl-AMP synthase: MARAARLLALAAERAAGPGLAPVPAPVPGCARLVLLPPARGARPGPQGARGEPAEGAGWAGGGSWAAPEGAGRGRWRREPGPAEWSEAVAAAAGALQAGGLVAVPTDTVYGVACLAQDSAAVRSIYSLKGRNGAKPLAICLGDVERLYRYCHVNVPEELLRDLLPGPVTLVLERSEELNKDLNPFTSLVGVRIPDHPFMRDLARACPGPLALTSANISSQGSTLSVLEFQDLWPQLSLVVDGGPIGDMQSPECRLGSTVVDLSVSGKFSIIRPGCALTPTVEILKKKYGLEPESS; the protein is encoded by the exons ATGGCGCGGGCGGCGCGGCTGCTGGCGCTGGCGGCGGAGCGAGCGGCGGGCCCGGGCCTGGCCCCGGTGCCGGCACCGGTACCGGGCTGTGCCcgcctggtgctgctgccgcccgcccgcggggcccggcccggcccgcagGGAGCGCGCGGGGAGCCAGCGGAGGGCGCAGGCTGGGCCGGCGGCGGGAGCTGGGCCGCACCGGAGGGTGCAGGCCGCGGCCGCTGGCGGCGGGAGCCGGGCCCCGCTGAGTGGAGCGAGGCGGTGGCGGCCGCGGCCGGTGCCCTGCAGGCGGGCGGGCTGGTGGCCGTGCCCACGGACACGGTGTACGGCGTGGCCTGCCTGGCCCAGGACTCGGCCGCCGTGCGCAGCATCTACAGCCTGAAGGGGCGGAACGGAGCCAAGCCGCTCGCCATCTGCCTCGGAGACGTGGAGCGGCTCTACCG gtACTGCCACGTCAATGTCCCCGAGGAGCTGCTGCGGGACCTGCTGCCAGGACCAGTGACCCTGGTGTTGGAGCGTTCAGAGGAGCTCAATAAGGACCTGAACCCCTTCACATCG ctggttGGTGTCCGCATTCCAGACCACCCCTTCATGAGAGACCTGGCTCGGGCCTGCCCGGGCCCGCTGGCCCTGACGAGCGCCAAcatcagctcccagggcagcacccTGAGCGTGCTG gaattccaggaCTTGTGGCCTCAGCTGTCCCTGGTCGTTGATGGAGGCCCCATAGGAGACATGCAGAGCCCAGAGTGTCGCTTGGGCTCAACTGTGGTTGACTTGTCTGTGTCAGGGAAATTCTCCATCATCAGGCCTGGCTG TGCACTGACACCCACAGTTGAAATCCTGAAGAAGAAGTATGGCTTGGAACCAGAATCCTCCTAA
- the MTF1 gene encoding metal regulatory transcription factor 1 isoform X2: MGENSPEGNAIYYEGEEDDLAQDENMMRFADKNGLVSSSSGTVYDRTTVLIEQDHSVLEDEEDEGQCGDHLPFLPEGHEEGFHLIADHEGMSQGYVQHIISPDQIHLTINPGSTPMPRNIEGATLTLQSECPETKRKEVKRYQCTFEGCPRTYSTAGNLRTHQKTHRGEYTFVCNQEGCGKAFLTSYSLKIHVRVHTKEKPFECDVQGCEKAFNTLYRLKAHQRLHTGKTFNCESEGCSKYFTTHSDLRKHIRTHTGEKPFRCEHDGCGKAFAASHHLKTHVRTHTGEKPFFCPSNGCEKTFSTQYSLKSHMKGHEKGHTYNALPNNNVSEDTSHSLCLSDLSLISTDSELRENSNPTHGQDLSTISPASIFESMFQSPDHTANQDDSQQTASLIEGFNGDADSVAAVPPPAADAASLSLPLVLQLGLPEPAQAALQGSAAPAAPSSIAPSSQPAAFGNPATVLQSPEVPVPHSTPFAASHQDFLQHSQPPPQPIVQGLSVVAGAPAPTAPSATEPLPAVVQTVPVGANPVLTSNPTITITPSPSTAILQPSIVMGEQNLQWILNGATGSPQSQEQMPQVPKVVEKVFFTTALPVAGNTGSPVQQIGLSVPVIIIKQEEACQCQCACRDSAKDKATSAVKKECSSPDSKALEQPASQLQPQTFPSSSAPPSCGQSSQIVNPSDSQTETLSAMDVSDFLSLQSPETPSNIIPIEALLQGEEEIGLNSNFSK, translated from the exons ATGGGCGAGAACAGCCCCGAGGGCAACGCCATCTACTATGAAGGGGAGGAAGACGATTTAGCCCAGGATGAAAATATGATGAGGTTTGCTGACAAAAACGGGCTGGTGTCCTCCTCGTCCGGGACGGTGTATGACAGGACAACTGTGCTCATCGAGCAGGACCACAGCGTgctggaggatgaggaggatgaaggACAGTGCGGTGACCACTTGCCTTTTTTACCCGAGGGTCACGAAGAAGGATTTCATTTAATAGCAGATCATGAAGGGATGTCACAGGGTTACGTGCAACACATTATTTCTCCAGATCAGATTCATCTAACAATAAATCCTGGTTCAACTCCCATGCCAAGGAACATCGAAGGAGCAACTCTCACTTTGCAGTCTGAGTGCCCAGAAACCAAGAGGAAGGAA GTGAAGCGCTACCAGTGCACCTTCGAGGGCTGTCCCCGCACCTACAGCACCGCTGGCAACCTGCGCACGCACCAGAAGACCCACCGGGGGGAGTACACCTTTGTGTGCAACCAGGAGGGCTGTGGCAAGGCCTTCCTCACCTCCTACAGCCTCAAAATCCACGTCAGGGTGCACACCAAGGAGAAACCCTTCGAGTGTGATGTGCAGGGCTGTGAGAAGGCGTTCAACACACTGTACAG GTTGAAAGCACATCAAAGGCTTCACACAGGGAAAACATTTAACTGTGAATCAGAAGGCTGCAGCAAATACTTCACAACGCACAGTGACCTGAGGAAGCACATCAGAACACACACAGGAGAAAAGCCATTTCG GTGTGAGCATGATGGCTGTGGGAAGGCTTTTGCTGCAAGCCACCACCTCAAAACACATGTTAGAACACATACTG GGGAGAAACCCTTCTTCTGTCCCAGCAATGGTTGTGAGAAGACTTTCAGCACCCAGTACAGTCTCAAGAGTCACATGAAAGGTCATGAGAAGGGACATACCTATAATGCACTTCCCAATAACAATGTGTCTGAG GATACAAGTCACTCACTTTGTCTGAGTGATTTAAGCCTCATCTCAACAGATTCAGAATTGCGGGAGAACTCTAATCCA ACACATGGACAGGACCTCAGCACAATTTCACCAGCAAGCATCTTTGAGTCTATGTTTCAGAGCCCAGACCACACTGCAAATCAGGATGACTCTCAGCAGACAG CCTCGCTGATTGAAGGCTTTAACGGCGACGCAGACTCGGTGGCTGCGGTCCCGCCCCCAGCAGCAGACGCGGCCTCCTTGTCCCTCCCCCTGGTCCTGCAGCTCGGCCTCCCCGAGCCGGCTCAGGCAGCGCTGCAAGGCtcggcagcccctgctgctccctcctccatCGCACCCAGCTCACAGCCAGCTGCGTTTGGGAATCCTGCTACTGTTTTACAATCCCCAGAAGTGCCTGTTCCTCACAGCACACCGTTTGCAGCCAGTCACCAAGacttcctgcagcacagccagcctccACCACAGCCCATTGTTCAGGGACTGTCAGTGGTAGCTGGGGCTCCTGCCCCgacagcccccagtgccactgagcccctgccagctgTAGTCCAGACTGTGCCTGTTGGTGCAAACCCTGTTCTGACCAGTAACCCCACTATAACCATTACTCCTTCTCCAAGCACCGCCATTCTGCAGCCCAGCATTGTCATGGGAGAGCAGAACTTACAATGGATCTTAAATGGTGCCACTGGTTCCCCACAAAGCCAAGAACAAATG ccaCAAGTTCCAAAAGTAGTAGAAAAGGTGTTTTTTACCACTGCATTACCAGTAGCTGGTAACACAG GAAGCCCTGTTCAGCAGATTGGTCTCAGCGTTCCTGTTATCATTATCAAGCAGGAGGAGGCCTGCCAGTGCCAGTGTGCCTGCCGAGACTCTGCCAAGGACAAAGCCACCTCCGCCGTGAAGAAGGAATGTTCCTCACCTGATTCAAAAGCTTTGGAGCAGCCAgcttcccagctgcagcctcagacctttccttcctcctctgctcctccttcttGTGGGCAGAGCAGTCAGATAGTTAACCCTTCAGACTCCCAGACTGAAACTTTAAGTGCCATGGATGTATCGGACTTCCTGTCCCTCCAAAGCCCTGAAACCCCGTCTAATATAATTCCAATTGAAGCACTACTGCAGGGTGAGGAAGAAATTGGTTTGAATAGCAACTTCTCTAAGTGA
- the MTF1 gene encoding metal regulatory transcription factor 1 isoform X1, with translation MGENSPEGNAIYYEGEEDDLAQDENMMRFADKNGLVSSSSGTVYDRTTVLIEQDHSVLEDEEDEGQCGDHLPFLPEGHEEGFHLIADHEGMSQGYVQHIISPDQIHLTINPGSTPMPRNIEGATLTLQSECPETKRKEVKRYQCTFEGCPRTYSTAGNLRTHQKTHRGEYTFVCNQEGCGKAFLTSYSLKIHVRVHTKEKPFECDVQGCEKAFNTLYRLKAHQRLHTGKTFNCESEGCSKYFTTHSDLRKHIRTHTGEKPFRCEHDGCGKAFAASHHLKTHVRTHTGEKPFFCPSNGCEKTFSTQYSLKSHMKGHEKGHTYNALPNNNVSEDTSHSLCLSDLSLISTDSELRENSNPTHGQDLSTISPASIFESMFQSPDHTANQDDSQQTAASLIEGFNGDADSVAAVPPPAADAASLSLPLVLQLGLPEPAQAALQGSAAPAAPSSIAPSSQPAAFGNPATVLQSPEVPVPHSTPFAASHQDFLQHSQPPPQPIVQGLSVVAGAPAPTAPSATEPLPAVVQTVPVGANPVLTSNPTITITPSPSTAILQPSIVMGEQNLQWILNGATGSPQSQEQMPQVPKVVEKVFFTTALPVAGNTGSPVQQIGLSVPVIIIKQEEACQCQCACRDSAKDKATSAVKKECSSPDSKALEQPASQLQPQTFPSSSAPPSCGQSSQIVNPSDSQTETLSAMDVSDFLSLQSPETPSNIIPIEALLQGEEEIGLNSNFSK, from the exons ATGGGCGAGAACAGCCCCGAGGGCAACGCCATCTACTATGAAGGGGAGGAAGACGATTTAGCCCAGGATGAAAATATGATGAGGTTTGCTGACAAAAACGGGCTGGTGTCCTCCTCGTCCGGGACGGTGTATGACAGGACAACTGTGCTCATCGAGCAGGACCACAGCGTgctggaggatgaggaggatgaaggACAGTGCGGTGACCACTTGCCTTTTTTACCCGAGGGTCACGAAGAAGGATTTCATTTAATAGCAGATCATGAAGGGATGTCACAGGGTTACGTGCAACACATTATTTCTCCAGATCAGATTCATCTAACAATAAATCCTGGTTCAACTCCCATGCCAAGGAACATCGAAGGAGCAACTCTCACTTTGCAGTCTGAGTGCCCAGAAACCAAGAGGAAGGAA GTGAAGCGCTACCAGTGCACCTTCGAGGGCTGTCCCCGCACCTACAGCACCGCTGGCAACCTGCGCACGCACCAGAAGACCCACCGGGGGGAGTACACCTTTGTGTGCAACCAGGAGGGCTGTGGCAAGGCCTTCCTCACCTCCTACAGCCTCAAAATCCACGTCAGGGTGCACACCAAGGAGAAACCCTTCGAGTGTGATGTGCAGGGCTGTGAGAAGGCGTTCAACACACTGTACAG GTTGAAAGCACATCAAAGGCTTCACACAGGGAAAACATTTAACTGTGAATCAGAAGGCTGCAGCAAATACTTCACAACGCACAGTGACCTGAGGAAGCACATCAGAACACACACAGGAGAAAAGCCATTTCG GTGTGAGCATGATGGCTGTGGGAAGGCTTTTGCTGCAAGCCACCACCTCAAAACACATGTTAGAACACATACTG GGGAGAAACCCTTCTTCTGTCCCAGCAATGGTTGTGAGAAGACTTTCAGCACCCAGTACAGTCTCAAGAGTCACATGAAAGGTCATGAGAAGGGACATACCTATAATGCACTTCCCAATAACAATGTGTCTGAG GATACAAGTCACTCACTTTGTCTGAGTGATTTAAGCCTCATCTCAACAGATTCAGAATTGCGGGAGAACTCTAATCCA ACACATGGACAGGACCTCAGCACAATTTCACCAGCAAGCATCTTTGAGTCTATGTTTCAGAGCCCAGACCACACTGCAAATCAGGATGACTCTCAGCAGACAG CAGCCTCGCTGATTGAAGGCTTTAACGGCGACGCAGACTCGGTGGCTGCGGTCCCGCCCCCAGCAGCAGACGCGGCCTCCTTGTCCCTCCCCCTGGTCCTGCAGCTCGGCCTCCCCGAGCCGGCTCAGGCAGCGCTGCAAGGCtcggcagcccctgctgctccctcctccatCGCACCCAGCTCACAGCCAGCTGCGTTTGGGAATCCTGCTACTGTTTTACAATCCCCAGAAGTGCCTGTTCCTCACAGCACACCGTTTGCAGCCAGTCACCAAGacttcctgcagcacagccagcctccACCACAGCCCATTGTTCAGGGACTGTCAGTGGTAGCTGGGGCTCCTGCCCCgacagcccccagtgccactgagcccctgccagctgTAGTCCAGACTGTGCCTGTTGGTGCAAACCCTGTTCTGACCAGTAACCCCACTATAACCATTACTCCTTCTCCAAGCACCGCCATTCTGCAGCCCAGCATTGTCATGGGAGAGCAGAACTTACAATGGATCTTAAATGGTGCCACTGGTTCCCCACAAAGCCAAGAACAAATG ccaCAAGTTCCAAAAGTAGTAGAAAAGGTGTTTTTTACCACTGCATTACCAGTAGCTGGTAACACAG GAAGCCCTGTTCAGCAGATTGGTCTCAGCGTTCCTGTTATCATTATCAAGCAGGAGGAGGCCTGCCAGTGCCAGTGTGCCTGCCGAGACTCTGCCAAGGACAAAGCCACCTCCGCCGTGAAGAAGGAATGTTCCTCACCTGATTCAAAAGCTTTGGAGCAGCCAgcttcccagctgcagcctcagacctttccttcctcctctgctcctccttcttGTGGGCAGAGCAGTCAGATAGTTAACCCTTCAGACTCCCAGACTGAAACTTTAAGTGCCATGGATGTATCGGACTTCCTGTCCCTCCAAAGCCCTGAAACCCCGTCTAATATAATTCCAATTGAAGCACTACTGCAGGGTGAGGAAGAAATTGGTTTGAATAGCAACTTCTCTAAGTGA